Proteins from one Bombus pascuorum chromosome 15, iyBomPasc1.1, whole genome shotgun sequence genomic window:
- the LOC132914787 gene encoding ubiquitin-like protein 4A codes for MKVIVKKLQGKECVVDITPSDTVLQLKHKVSDLLGIDVPHQRLLLTGKTLADENPLSFYPGIKDGSKLNLLVIKKAEEGSSEGRASHSKSGIYILRDEVSRVLRHYYTESETESITNELIKDLKNKVNNLSYDDLERLATALLQDQENIA; via the exons ATGAAAGTTATCGTGAAGAAGCTTCAAGGGAAAGAATGCGTTGTTGAC attACACCTTCAGACACAGTTCTTCAGTTAAAACATAAAGTCAGTGACCTCTTGGGCATAGATGTTCCTCATCAGAGACTGTTGCTTACGGGCAAGACATTAGCTG atgaAAACCCATTGAGTTTCTATCCAGGAATCAAGGATGGGAGCAAGTTAAATCTTTTGGTTATTAAAAAGGCAGAGGAAGGGTCTAGTGAGGGAAGAGCTTCACACAGCAAATCTGGCATATATATCTTACGAGATGAAGTTTCTAGAGTTCTGAGGCATTATTACACAGAGTCAGAAACTGAGTCGATAACCAATGAGTTGATAAAAGACCTAAAGAATAAAGTGAATAACCTTAGTTACGATGATCTAGAACGATTAGCGACTGCACTTCTCCAGGACCAAGAGAATATAGcctaa
- the LOC132914783 gene encoding uncharacterized protein LOC132914783, producing MDWRLGLLLLTCLLVDGTVALRMLELVVPQHVVRGQNIKLECNFNLDGETLYSVKWYKDGNEFYRYVPQNMPPVLVFQLPGVTANIHNSTERSVVLYSVNLMSTGRYRCEVSAEAPSFQTVSDHSDMLVVALPEDGPIITGRPGRHRYQVGDVVRFNCTSAKSKPAAMLSWFINGDPVDTQYLRGPHITEVDREGLETAVLGLEFRLRTKHFKRGDLKIKCLATIATVYWKSNEHSIEGEKPLKMPVMESRETRAQGHTHAEHILGGSGSSMLTPCIFLLMTSILILR from the exons GCACGGTAGCGTTGAGGATGCTGGAGCTGGTGGTTCCCCAGCACGTGGTCCGTGGCCAGAACATCAAGTTGGAGTGCAACTTTAACCTGGACGGTGAGACGTTATACTCGGTAAAATGGTACAAAGACGGGAACGAGTTCTACCGATACGTGCCGCAGAACATGCCGCCCGTGCTCGTCTTTCAGCTGCCAGGTGTCACGGCGAAC ATTCACAATTCGACCGAGAGATCGGTCGTTCTCTATTCCGTGAACCTAATGAGCACCGGAAGATACAGATGCGAGGTGTCAGCCGAGGCGCCATCCTTCCAAACGGTCTCCGATCACTCGGACATGCTGGTAGTGG CCCTACCGGAAGACGGGCCCATTATCACCGGAAGGCCAGGAAGGCATCGTTATCAAGTCGGTGACGTGGTACGGTTCAATTGCACTTCGGCGAAGTCTAAACCAGCTGCCATGCTCAGCTGGTTCATCAACGGAGACCCT GTCGACACGCAATACTTGAGAGGGCCCCACATCACTGAGGTGGATCGCGAGGGTCTGGAAACCGCCGTGCTAGGTCTGGAGTTCCGTCTGCGTACGAAGCACTTCAAGAGGGGGGACCTGAAGATCAAATGCCTGGCAACGATAGCGACCGTATATTGGAAATCGAACGAGCACAGCATAGAGGGTGAAAAGCCCCTTAAGATGCCGGTCATGGAGAGCAGGGAGACAAGGGCGCAAGGCCATACGCACGCGGAACATATCTTAGGAG GAAGCGGAAGCAGCATGTTAACGCCGTGTATCTTCCTGCTGATGACGAGTATATTGATTCTACGATAA
- the LOC132914785 gene encoding ubiquitin-conjugating enzyme E2 J2-like: protein MNRTTNSATARLKQDYLRLKKDPVPYVVAEPVPSNILEWHYVVKGPEKTPYEGGFYHGKLIFPVEFPFQPPSIYMTTPNGRFKVNTRLCLSISDFHPDTWNPAWSVSTILTGLLSFMIENSPTMGSINTSDHEKKQFAAQSLEYNLKDKLFCELFPETVEAIKAELEHRKELEKQARHQTTASEVSSLLRDQLQRDQSPLYSVLTNLVVIIGFAAFAFTVKYVLWSVAME from the exons ATGAATAGGACAACGAATAGTGCAACAGCGAGACTGAAGCAAGACTACTTACGTCTTAAAAAGGATCCTGTACCATATGTTGTTGCAGAGCCAGTACCCTCGAATATATTAGAATG GCATTATGTTGTGAAGGGTCCAGAAAAAACTCCCTATGAAGGAGGATTTTATCATGGAAAACTTATATTTCCAGTAGAATTTCCATTCCAGCCTCCTAGCATTTATATGACTACTCCAAATGGCAGATTTAAGGTCAATACAAGATTGTGTTTGTCTATTTCTGACTTTCATCCTGATACATGGAATCCAGCGTGGAGTGTATCTACTATTCTTACAGGATTACTTAGTTTTATG ATTGAAAATAGCCCTACCATGGGTAGTATCAATACATCTGATCACGAGAAAAAACAATTTGCTGCACAGAGTTTAGAGTACAATTTAAAGGACAAGTTGTTCTGTGAACTTTTTCCAGAAACTGTTGAG GCAATAAAAGCAGAATTGGAACACagaaaagaattagaaaaacaGGCAAGGCATCAGACCACGGCTTCAGAAGTTTCGTCGCTGTTACGCGATCAACTTCAAAGGGATCAAAGTCCATTGTACAGTGTGCTCACCAATCTTGTTGTCATTATAGGATTCGCAGCATTTGCTTTCACAGTAAAATACGTATTATGGAGCGTCGCCATGGAAtaa
- the LOC132914782 gene encoding ribonuclease H2 subunit A isoform X2 encodes MCRDEPCQLGIDEAGRGPVLGPMVYGIAYAPLSEKQLLVDLGCADSKSLTEEQRDTIFDKICKQHETISWAVDVISPNIIANNMYRRVKTSLNEVSMNSAIELAKLVIEAGANITEIYVDTVGVPQKYQVRLEQIFPDIKITVAKKADSTYPIVSAASICAKVLRDHALKAWQFREELVTTEYGSGYPNDPETKKWLSENVDPVFGFPHIVRFSWSTAEKILESKALSVEWEEVEDTGNPGEQKISRFFAKSPVKSCKPQSKRHQFFTERCLSSTSKL; translated from the coding sequence ATGTGTCGGGATGAACCATGTCAGCTTGGTATCGATGAGGCTGGACGTGGGCCAGTCTTGGGACCCATGGTTTATGGGATTGCCTATGCACCTTTATCAGAAAAGCAACTTCTTGTGGATTTAGGTTGCGCAGACTCCAAGAGTTTGACGGAAGAACAGAGGGATACAATTTTCGACAAGATTTGTAAGCAGCACGAAACAATAAGTTGGGCTGTGGATGTCATATCCCCTAACATTATCGCGAATAACATGTACCGTCGTGTTAAGACCTCCCTGAACGAAGTTTCTATGAATTCCGCGATTGAACTAGCCAAATTGGTGATTGAAGCTGGTGCAAACATCACGGAAATCTATGTAGACACCGTAGGCGTACCGCAGAAATACCAGGTCAGGTTGGAACAGATTTTCCCGGATATAAAGATAACTGTCGCAAAGAAGGCTGACTCGACGTATCCTATTGTCAGTGCTGCCAGTATTTGCGCTAAAGTTTTGCGCGATCATGCTTTGAAAGCTTGGCAATTTCGCGAAGAGTTGGTAACGACCGAGTATGGAAGCGGATATCCGAATGATCCGGAGACTAAAAAGTGGTTGTCCGAGAATGTAGATCCAGTATTTGGATTTCCGCATATTGTCAGGTTTAGCTGGTCTACCGCTGAAAAGATTCTGGAGTCAAAGGCCCTGTCCGTTGAATGGGAAGAAGTGGAAGACACAGGGAATCCTGGAGAACAAAAGATTTCCAGATTCTTCGCCAAGTCGCCAGTTAAGTCTTGCAAGCCACAGAGCAAGCGACATCAGTTTTTCACCGAAAGATGCCTTTCCAGTACTTCCAAATTATGA
- the LOC132914784 gene encoding gem-associated protein 2 → MTDYLRQPAFDVGEIDEDINLSLPPTSGEEYIKRVIIETQKCADIVVADIDRKHFKKPTIDVEPLSGCMEAPPWLGPTLDWQLCQVSDFSNIRLYISQLKDEIQTLKRKWKPPKIDMPSIDDEKGWIKFCSGNDEENIRVSPTLDVIFSLNQPMVEQILEYLVEHMETLKTIEYKLGQWIYALLVVLEMPLTPGTCSCLRSLARTCSVMRAKSKKLEVHEIGALNLFICLVARYFRQLDLADP, encoded by the exons ATGACAGATTATTTAAGACAACCTGCTTTCGATGTTGGAGAAATTGACGAGGATATTAATTTGTCCTTGCCTCCAACTTCCGgagaagaatatataaaaagagtaAT AATAGAAACACAGAAATGTGCTGATATTGTAGTAGCTGACATTGatagaaaacattttaaaaaaccTACGATTGATGTTGAACCT TTATCAGGCTGCATGGAGGCACCACCATGGCTGGGCCCTACGCTTGATTGGCAGTTATGTCAAGTGTCAGACTTTTCCAATATCAGACTATACATAAGTCAATTGAAAGATGAAATTCAGACATTGAAACGTAAATGGAAACCTCCAAAGATCGATATG CCAAGTATTGATGATGAGAAAGGTTGGATCAAATTCTGTTCAGGTAATGATGAAGAAAATATACGGGTTTCTCCAACATTGGatgttattttttctttaaaccaACCAATGGTAGaacaaatattagaatatttagttGAGCACATGGAAACGTTGAAAACGATTGAGTACAAATTGGGTCAATGGATATATGCATTGCTAGTTGTTCTAGAAATGCCACTAACTCCAGGAACATGTTCTTGTCTGCGTTCTTTGGCTAGAACCTGTTCTGTCATGCGCGCAAAATCG aagaAACTGGAAGTACATGAAATAGGGGCactgaatttatttatatgccTAGTTGCGCGATACTTTCGCCAATTGGACTTGGCCGATCCTTGA
- the LOC132914786 gene encoding transmembrane protein 98-like — MSSPVSISNTGPTTSATGMETVVAVALGALAAVFLGALLVLLVICKRQRCYYNQKDSPDLSSDLLEGENFSGLGLDVWESEEWLAGAERWVDDATGLAPLCIAVLRSCHALASSLTAIAGTVNSKTVPLEIVDVARRIPPRVDDVVRSLYPPLDARLLEARVAALVLAVTHLALVTKHGVSKSHARKLAFIDQALSDMDSHLSILRNAALAQEVACSVPASTPV; from the exons ATGAGTTCTCCGGTGTCCATAAGTAACACTGGTCCCACAACTAGTGCTACAGGAATGGAAACAGTAGTAGCTGTTGCACTTGGTGCACTTGCTGCTGTTTTCCTTGGTGCACTCTTAGTATTACTAGTAATATGTAAAAGACAAAGATGTTACTAt AATCAGAAAGACTCTCCAGATCTAAGCTCAGACTTGCTAGAGGGAGAAAATTTCTCTGGTTTAGGCTTAGATGTTTGGGAAAGTGAAGAATGGTTAGCTGGTGCAGAGAG ATGGGTTGATGATGCTACTGGTTTAGCTCCACTATGTATTGCTGTATTAAGATCGTGCCATGCTTTGGCTTCCAGTCTTACTGCTATTGCAGGCACAGTAAACAGTAAAACTGTCCCATTGGAGATAGTGGAT GTTGCCAGACGTATTCCACCTCGAGTTGACGATGTGGTTAGAAGCTTGTATCCACCATTAGATGCAAGATTATTGGAAGCCAGAGTAGCAGCATTGGTATTGGCTGTTACACACCTGGCATTAGTGACTAAGCATGGAGTGTCCAAGAGTCATGCTAGAAAATTAGCATTTATTGATCAAGCTTTAAGTGATATGGATTCCCATTTATCAATCTTAAGGAATGCTGCATTGGCACAGGAGGTGGCTTGTTCTGTTCCAGCTTCAACACCAGTTTGA
- the LOC132914781 gene encoding ATP-binding cassette sub-family F member 2 — protein MPSDAKKKQQQKKKEAAKARQSGKKPPQNNQNKTVEDGKESSPGVGIIQNGTNGLPVSAEEALCMKLEADARLNAEARSCTGSLASHPRSRDIKISNFSITFHGCELLQDTMLELNCGRRYGLLGLNGSGKSTLLAVLGNREVPIPDQIDIFHLTREMPASDKTALDCVMEVDEERIRLEKLAEELVECEEEDAQEQLMDVYERLEDMSADTAEARAAHILHGLGFTAKMQKTPTKDFSGGWRMRIALARALYVKPHLLLLDEPTNHLDLDACVWLEEELKTYKRILVIISHSQDFLNGICTNIIHVNKKQLKYYGGNYEAFVKTRMELLENQVKQYNWEQDQIAHMKNYIARFGHGSAKLARQAQSKEKTLAKMVAQGLTEKVVNDKVLNFYFPSCGTIPPPVIMVQNVSFRYNEDSPWIYKNLEFGIDLDTRIALVGPNGAGKSTLLKLLYGDLVPTSGMIRKNSHLRIGRYHQHLHELLDLDMSPLDYMMKAFPDVKEREEMRKIIGRYGLTGRQQVCPIRQLSDGQRCRVVFAWLAWQVPHLLLLDEPTNHLDMETIDALADAINDFDGGMVLVSHDFRLINQVAEEIWVCENGTVTKWSGNILDYKEHLKTKVLSDNQKRQKEMHRSK, from the exons ATGCCGTCCGACGCAAAAAAGAAACAGcaacaaaaaaagaaggaagcaGCTAAAGCTCGTCAATCAGGCAAGAAGCCACCTCAGAATAATCAGAACAAGACTGTGGAGGATGGTAAGGAGTCCAGTCCTGGAGTGGGAATCATTCAAAATGGAACCAATGGGTTGCCTGTTAGTGCAGAAG AGGCACTGTGTATGAAACTGGAAGCAGATGCAAGATTGAATGCTGAAGCACGTTCGTGTACAGGATCATTGGCTTCACACCCCCGAAGtcgtgatataaaaatatctaatttttctattactttcCATGGCTGTGAACTGCTGCAGGATACTATGTTGGAATTAAACTGCGGCAGACGTTATGGCTTGCTTGGACTTAATGGCTCTGGGAAATCTACTTTATTAGCTGTACTTGGAAATCGAGAAGTTCCTATTCCTGATCAGATTGACATTTTTCATCTGACCAGGGAAATGCCTGCTAGCGATAAAACAGCTTTAGATTGTGTGATGGAGGTAGATGAGGAGCGTATAAGATTAGAGAAACTGGCAGAAGAGCTAGTAGAATGCGAAGAAGAAGATGCTCAA GAACAACTCATGGATGTCTATGAAAGGTTAGAGGATATGTCCGCTGATACGGCAGAAGCTCGCGCTGCTCATATTTTACATGGTTTGGGTTTCACTGCAAAAATGCAGAAAACACCTACCAAAGATTTCTCTGGAGGTTGGCGAATGCGAATTGCTCTTGCAAG AGCTTTATACGTGAAAcctcatttattattattggatGAGCCTACCAATCACTTAGATTTGGATGCTTGTGTATGGTTGGAAGAGGAATTGAAAACatacaaaagaattttggTCATTATTTCTCACTCACAAGATTTCCTCAATGGCATCTGTACAAATATCATCCATGTCAATAAAAAGCAACTAAAATATTATGGTGGTAATTACGAAGCGTTTGTGAAGACAag AATGGAATTACTGGAGAATCAAGTGAAGCAGTATAACTGGGAGCAGGATCAAATTGCACACATGAAGAATTATATAGCTCGATTTGGACATGGATCTGCAAAACTAGCAAGGCAAGCACAATCTAAGGAAAAAACACTGGCAAAGATGGTAGCACAAGGTCTCACAGAAAAAGTAGTCAATGACAAAGTACTGAACTTCTACTTTCCCTCTTGCGGAACTATTCCACCCCCTGTTATTATGGTTCAAAACGTTAGTTTTCGTTACAACGAAGATTCACCTtggatttataaaaatctagaATTTGGTATAGATTTAGACACCAGAATTGCATTAGTTGGACCAAACGGAGCTGGAAAAAGTactcttttaaaattattatatggaGAT ttAGTTCCAACTAGTGGTATGATACGTAAGAACAGTCATCTTCGAATCGGGAGATACCACCAACATTTACATGAATTATTAGATCTAGATATGTCGCCTTTGGATTACATGATGAAAGCCTTCCCGGATGTTAAAGAACGAGAAGAAATGAGGAAAATCATTGGTCGTTATGGATTAACCGGTCGTCAGCag GTGTGCCCAATAAGACAATTGTCCGATGGTCAACGTTGTAGAGTGGTCTTTGCATGGTTAGCTTGGCAAGTGCCTCATCTATTACTGCTTGATGAACCGACCAATCATTTAGACATGGAAACAATTGATGCATTAGCTGATGCAATTAATGATTTTGATGGTGGAATGGTGCTTGTGTCTCACGATTTCAGATTAATCAATCAG GTGGCAGAGGAAATTTGGGTTTGTGAAAATGGTACAGTCACGAAATGGAGTGGAAATATATTAGATTACAAAGAGCATCTGAAGACCAAAGTGCTTAGTGACAACCAGAAGAGACAAAAGGAGATGCACAGAagcaaataa
- the LOC132914782 gene encoding ribonuclease H2 subunit A isoform X1: MENEKKMIDEVEETKLEENCVNSEKDSKITCKENLTPYFKTWDHSINRVYLSDVPQMCRDEPCQLGIDEAGRGPVLGPMVYGIAYAPLSEKQLLVDLGCADSKSLTEEQRDTIFDKICKQHETISWAVDVISPNIIANNMYRRVKTSLNEVSMNSAIELAKLVIEAGANITEIYVDTVGVPQKYQVRLEQIFPDIKITVAKKADSTYPIVSAASICAKVLRDHALKAWQFREELVTTEYGSGYPNDPETKKWLSENVDPVFGFPHIVRFSWSTAEKILESKALSVEWEEVEDTGNPGEQKISRFFAKSPVKSCKPQSKRHQFFTERCLSSTSKL; encoded by the exons ATggagaacgaaaaaaaaatgatagatGAAGttgaagaaacgaaattagaagaaaattgtgTTAATTCTGAAAAAGATAGTAAGATTACCTGCAAAGAAAACCTAACCCCGTATTTCAAAACTTGGGATCATAGTATCAATAGAGTTTACTTGTcagat GTACCGCAAATGTGTCGGGATGAACCATGTCAGCTTGGTATCGATGAGGCTGGACGTGGGCCAGTCTTGGGACCCATGGTTTATGGGATTGCCTATGCACCTTTATCAGAAAAGCAACTTCTTGTGGATTTAGGTTGCGCAGACTCCAAGAGTTTGACGGAAGAACAGAGGGATACAATTTTCGACAAGATTTGTAAGCAGCACGAAACAATAAGTTGGGCTGTGGATGTCATATCCCCTAACATTATCGCGAATAACATGTACCGTCGTGTTAAGACCTCCCTGAACGAAGTTTCTATGAATTCCGCGATTGAACTAGCCAAATTGGTGATTGAAGCTGGTGCAAACATCACGGAAATCTATGTAGACACCGTAGGCGTACCGCAGAAATACCAGGTCAGGTTGGAACAGATTTTCCCGGATATAAAGATAACTGTCGCAAAGAAGGCTGACTCGACGTATCCTATTGTCAGTGCTGCCAGTATTTGCGCTAAAGTTTTGCGCGATCATGCTTTGAAAGCTTGGCAATTTCGCGAAGAGTTGGTAACGACCGAGTATGGAAGCGGATATCCGAATGATCCGGAGACTAAAAAGTGGTTGTCCGAGAATGTAGATCCAGTATTTGGATTTCCGCATATTGTCAGGTTTAGCTGGTCTACCGCTGAAAAGATTCTGGAGTCAAAGGCCCTGTCCGTTGAATGGGAAGAAGTGGAAGACACAGGGAATCCTGGAGAACAAAAGATTTCCAGATTCTTCGCCAAGTCGCCAGTTAAGTCTTGCAAGCCACAGAGCAAGCGACATCAGTTTTTCACCGAAAGATGCCTTTCCAGTACTTCCAAATTATGA